The Bacteroidales bacterium genome has a window encoding:
- a CDS encoding winged helix-turn-helix domain-containing protein yields the protein MSKPSKVFSRKRIYEFLWGKNCKVGGRTIDVYISKIRQEIGLGYIKTTKGIGYQLE from the coding sequence TTGTCGAAACCATCAAAAGTTTTTTCACGCAAAAGAATCTATGAGTTTCTATGGGGAAAAAATTGCAAGGTAGGCGGGCGCACTATAGATGTTTACATTAGTAAAATCCGACAGGAAATAGGGTTGGGATATATAAAAACGACTAAGGGGATTGGATACCAGCTCGAATAG